In a genomic window of Lepisosteus oculatus isolate fLepOcu1 chromosome 3, fLepOcu1.hap2, whole genome shotgun sequence:
- the LOC138237674 gene encoding zona pellucida sperm-binding protein 4-like — MEKSGVSGKVWSLCAWLFVLLDVALAQNQKCLVSDNDKVVCGDPTVTRADCEAGNCCFDQTSQRRCYYGNDVTVQCTRDGQFVVVVSRNATSPPLSLDSVSLLGGGSAACGPVGTTAGFAMFKFPVSACGTRMRVEAGAVVYENLMNSSFEVRPGPDGSITRDSAYRLFFQCRYADDELVPLQAVVYTVSPPPPAVAPGPLRVELQLARGEQYDSYYSEGDYPVTKVLQDPVYVEVHILQRTDPNIVLTLGDCWATSTPSPLSQPQWSLLVAGCPYRDDDYQTTLIPVGGSSGLLYPTHYQRFMVRMFTFVDPASQLPLKETVYIHCSAAVCQPTATDRCVPTCSRRRRAAAAARGGSSKDTAVVSSGEVILTASELPAQGEAHRLWSEVPQVFSYGLLAVAASTVLVVSALLLVAGWRFRPCTQNKAVTGA, encoded by the exons ATGGAGAAGTCTGGGGTTAGTGGGAaagtgtggagtctgtgtgcctGGCTTTTTGTGTTGCTGGATGTGGCTCTAGCCCAGAATCAGAAATGTCTGGTGAGCGATAATGACAAGGTGGTGTGTGGAGACCCGACCGTCACGAGAGCCGACTGTGAAGCAGGAAACTGTTGCTTTGATCAGACAAGCCAGAGGCGCTGCTACTATGGGAATGATG TGACTGTGCAGTGCACCAGGGATGGTCAGTTTGTGGTTGTGGTGTCCAGGAATGCCACCAGCCCTCCGCTGAGCCTGGACTCGGTCAGTCTGCTGGGGGGTGGCAGTGCAGCCTGTGGCCCTGTTGGCACCACTGCTGGCTTTGCCATGTTCAAGTTCCCAGTCAGTGCCTGTGGCACCAGGATGAGG GTGGAGGCTGGTGCTGTAGTGTATGAGAACCTGATGAACTCCAGCTTCGAGGTGAGGCCGGGACCTGATGGCTCCATCACGAGGGACAGTGCCTACAG GCTGTTCTTCCAGTGCAGGTATGCAGATGATGAGCTGGTTCCTCTGCAGGCAGTGGTCTATACGGTCTCTCCACCCCCTCCAGCAGTGGCCCCAGGACCCCTCCGTGTGGAGCTCCAACTGGCAAGAG gAGAGCAGTATGACTCCTACTACAGTGAGGGTGACTACCCTGTGACCAAGGTCCTGCAGGATCCTGTGTATGTGGAGGTTCACATCTTGCAGAGGACGGATCCCAATATTGTCCTGACGCTGGGAGACTGCTGGGCCACTTCCACCCCAAGCCCTCTGAGCCAGCCCCAGTGGAGCCTCCTGGTTGCTGG gTGCCCATACAGAGATGACGACTACCAGACCACTCTGATCCCTGTGGGCGGCTCCTCAGGGCTGCTGTACCCAACGCACTACCAGCGCTTCATGGTCCGGATGTTCACTTTTGTGGACCCTGCCTCCCAGCTCCCCCTGAAGGAGACG gTCTACATCCACTGCAGTGCAGCAGTGTGCCAGCCGACTGCTACTGACCGCTGTGTCCCAACCTGCAGCAGGAGGA GAAGGGCAGCTGCTGCAGCACGTGGGGGCTCCTCCAAAGACACTGCAGTGGTCTCTAGTGGAGAAGTGATCCTGACTGCCTCTGAGCTCCCAGCCCAGGGTGAAGCGCATCGGCTCTGGTCTGAAG TGCCCCAGGTCTTCAGCTATGGGTTGCTGGCAGTAGCTGCCTCCACTGTGCTTGTTGTCTCTGCGCTGCTGCTGGTAGCTGGGTGGAGATTCAGACCTTGTACACAGAACAAAGCTGTAACTGGAGCATAA